A genomic segment from Psychrilyobacter piezotolerans encodes:
- the pilM gene encoding pilus assembly protein PilM, giving the protein MFEFKVDGALDIGSSGIKVALYKNKKIDKVGFVNYADMTEEKIIALQESLEILEKKINLKGKNLIVTMPASKFYVKTLEYNNTKEEDAEADLEAKIEEDLEDIISGYTKDEFITQIETVYENDLYKKLLVITIPIEEIEKIMGILSQFKIRVLKIIPDFIALNDLVDLLDQKSEEETAENIMIVDIGGETSKIFMSTLGTLNMLRIVGIGGNDFTEIIKDHEMLDYEGAELEKQQLELGDDEARDYKTQGEMSMFKDLTSIVNELTTQIEDSLEYFNTNLAEGRISKIILTGGGALIKGFKTYFDDAFEIPCEGIDLNLLNLDYKNIEDKELLSSFKMTTLVGALIKEVG; this is encoded by the coding sequence ATGTTTGAGTTCAAGGTTGACGGAGCTTTAGATATAGGGAGCAGCGGAATAAAGGTGGCACTCTATAAAAATAAGAAGATAGATAAGGTGGGTTTTGTTAATTATGCGGATATGACTGAAGAAAAAATAATAGCTCTTCAGGAATCTTTGGAGATACTGGAAAAAAAAATAAATCTAAAGGGGAAAAATTTAATAGTGACCATGCCTGCTTCTAAATTTTATGTAAAAACATTGGAATATAACAACACTAAAGAGGAAGATGCAGAGGCTGACCTGGAGGCTAAAATAGAGGAGGATCTTGAGGATATAATTTCAGGTTATACAAAGGATGAATTTATTACCCAGATAGAAACAGTCTATGAAAATGATCTCTATAAAAAACTGTTGGTAATCACAATTCCCATAGAGGAAATTGAAAAAATTATGGGTATTTTAAGTCAATTTAAAATAAGGGTATTGAAAATAATTCCAGATTTTATTGCTCTCAACGATTTAGTGGATCTATTGGATCAAAAATCGGAGGAAGAGACGGCTGAAAATATAATGATCGTTGATATAGGGGGAGAAACCAGTAAAATATTTATGAGTACACTGGGAACCCTGAATATGCTCAGGATAGTAGGAATAGGTGGAAATGATTTTACTGAGATAATAAAAGACCACGAGATGTTAGATTATGAAGGGGCAGAACTAGAGAAACAACAGCTGGAATTAGGTGATGATGAGGCTAGAGATTATAAGACACAGGGTGAGATGTCCATGTTCAAAGATCTCACATCAATAGTGAATGAATTGACTACTCAGATAGAAGATTCTCTGGAATACTTTAATACTAACTTGGCTGAAGGAAGGATAAGTAAAATTATATTAACTGGAGGAGGAGCACTTATAAAGGGATTTAAAACTTATTTTGATGATGCCTTTGAGATACCCTGTGAGGGGATAGATTTGAACCTATTAAATTTAGACTATAAAAACATAGAGGACAAGGAACTATTATCGAGTTTTAAAATGACGACCCTTGTGGGAGCCTTAATAAAAGAGGTGGGATAA
- a CDS encoding PilN domain-containing protein translates to MNQMNFLTKEYKDKLEIEEHIRECFGVFVMVFLVLYAVSFGIERIENSVQKKISIEMTEIAENNNRIKQLTLESKKETNLGAKIEIIEDIFSQKNLRVSEILRSLEGNIPKNVWIQNLVYEGKEVRIKGFSFKDDGSKSSEENAYYFEERMLDSEVYGTVTLNYLRKSSKYGEKINEFEYVLVLE, encoded by the coding sequence ATGAATCAGATGAATTTTTTAACGAAAGAATATAAAGACAAATTAGAGATAGAGGAACATATCAGGGAATGTTTTGGTGTTTTCGTAATGGTATTTTTAGTTCTCTATGCAGTTTCTTTCGGTATCGAAAGGATAGAAAATTCTGTCCAGAAAAAAATTAGTATAGAAATGACAGAGATAGCAGAAAATAATAATAGAATAAAACAATTGACCCTGGAATCTAAAAAAGAAACTAATTTGGGTGCAAAAATAGAGATTATAGAGGATATCTTCTCACAAAAAAACTTGAGGGTGTCGGAGATCTTACGGTCATTGGAGGGAAATATTCCTAAAAATGTATGGATTCAAAATTTAGTTTATGAGGGGAAAGAGGTAAGGATAAAAGGCTTTTCTTTTAAGGATGACGGATCTAAGAGTTCAGAGGAGAATGCCTACTATTTTGAAGAAAGGATGCTGGATAGTGAGGTGTACGGGACTGTAACTCTAAATTATTTGAGAAAATCAAGTAAATATGGGGAAAAAATAAATGAATTTGAATATGTGTTAGTATTGGAATAG
- a CDS encoding carboxypeptidase regulatory-like domain-containing protein, giving the protein MKKYIFMLLIIFTVGAATFGATIKKLPQSRFEEDMDFNGARLSDALALMSKVTGVTMVADSEVKDVVIDLYINKGQPLREVLDIIKVTNGLEEIYVGEVIMLAKTGKGATSLMGKIVGDSNQGLPGVRVTLVDSGYKSIRTEAGGVFIYDNIRPGVYILKLEKNGYATSSEVVDIRQNKITNIDVILDKKNKEGLVVAKKEEGLREKELGSSKNIDGIEVITERIQLKHGFAEDIKGVVDSILGETLTVTAFPKLHMLVLKGGKDDIDTAKKLIDDLDRSVKQVRITAQVLETSDDLLEDLGFDWLFSNKDKDVNDPTNPGKEGTGVGLLSAAGTAGSVATAGSTIDFLDIFNDGKNLLDLSINLLQTTSDLSISSVPSVVIVNGELADFKVTEEVIVGTKVEVDDDGNRTEEPIWEEAGTIFSVTPIIREGLDEPDTIILEVSSEVSDFELTSGYSGDSGGKQQSNISTKVQIQDGDVIFIGGLKKVNVSETVNKVPILGDIPLLGTLFRSTTTKNDITQVYIQLTAEIVTDKNANSEIELSKFKENPATTGKLNRIYPNFERTKEEGIDL; this is encoded by the coding sequence ATGAAAAAATATATTTTTATGCTGCTTATAATTTTTACTGTAGGAGCTGCAACCTTTGGAGCTACTATAAAAAAATTACCGCAATCAAGATTTGAGGAGGATATGGACTTTAATGGGGCTAGGTTATCCGATGCCTTGGCACTGATGTCTAAGGTAACCGGGGTAACCATGGTAGCGGATTCAGAGGTTAAAGACGTGGTAATAGACCTGTACATCAATAAAGGACAGCCTCTAAGGGAAGTATTGGATATAATAAAGGTAACCAATGGGTTAGAAGAGATATATGTAGGGGAAGTAATTATGTTAGCCAAGACAGGTAAGGGTGCCACTTCACTGATGGGGAAGATAGTGGGTGACAGCAATCAAGGTTTGCCTGGAGTAAGAGTGACCTTGGTAGACAGTGGATATAAATCTATAAGAACAGAGGCCGGAGGAGTATTTATCTATGATAATATAAGACCTGGGGTCTATATATTAAAATTAGAAAAAAATGGGTACGCTACATCTAGTGAAGTGGTTGACATCAGGCAAAATAAGATCACCAACATAGATGTAATTTTAGACAAGAAAAATAAAGAGGGGTTAGTTGTAGCAAAAAAAGAAGAAGGCCTCAGAGAAAAGGAGCTGGGGAGCAGTAAAAATATAGATGGAATAGAAGTTATTACCGAAAGGATCCAGCTAAAACATGGTTTTGCAGAGGATATAAAGGGTGTGGTGGATTCTATCTTGGGAGAAACTCTGACAGTGACTGCATTTCCTAAACTGCATATGCTGGTATTAAAAGGCGGAAAAGATGATATAGATACAGCTAAAAAATTGATAGATGACTTAGATCGTTCCGTAAAGCAGGTGAGGATAACAGCCCAGGTGCTGGAAACAAGTGATGATTTGCTTGAAGATCTCGGATTCGATTGGTTATTTTCCAACAAAGACAAAGACGTAAATGACCCTACTAATCCAGGTAAAGAAGGTACTGGTGTAGGATTATTGAGTGCAGCAGGAACAGCAGGATCAGTGGCTACTGCAGGAAGTACCATTGATTTTTTGGATATATTCAATGATGGAAAAAACTTATTGGACCTTTCAATAAATCTTCTGCAGACTACTTCGGATTTATCGATCTCTTCTGTACCCTCTGTGGTCATTGTAAATGGAGAGTTGGCTGATTTTAAAGTGACAGAAGAAGTAATTGTAGGAACAAAGGTAGAGGTTGATGATGATGGTAATCGTACAGAGGAACCGATTTGGGAAGAAGCCGGGACAATATTCTCTGTAACTCCTATAATAAGGGAGGGATTGGATGAACCGGATACAATAATTCTCGAGGTCAGCTCTGAGGTCAGTGATTTTGAATTAACCTCTGGATATTCAGGTGACTCAGGAGGAAAACAGCAAAGTAATATCTCAACAAAGGTACAGATACAGGATGGAGATGTAATCTTTATAGGGGGATTAAAAAAGGTTAACGTAAGTGAAACTGTCAACAAGGTGCCTATCCTGGGGGATATTCCTTTATTGGGGACTTTATTCAGAAGCACTACAACTAAAAACGATATTACGCAAGTATATATTCAGCTGACTGCTGAAATAGTAACAGATAAAAATGCAAACTCAGAGATAGAACTGTCTAAGTTTAAGGAAAACCCGGCTACAACAGGGAAGCTCAACAGGATCTACCCTAATTTCGAAAGGACAAAGGAAGAGGGAATAGATCTTTAG
- the asnA gene encoding aspartate--ammonia ligase, whose translation MKKTTDKYESKLSLLETEIAIKKLKDFFESSLAYELNLTRVSAPLFVKSTSGLNDDLNGIEKAVSFSTEYEERLEIVHSLAKWKRMALYRYGFKSHTGLYADMNAIRKHEDLSEIHSLYVDQWDWEKIILEEERNITKLKDIVDRIYKAFKKTESYIKREYPVLTLGLPEEIHYITAVELEQRYPELTPKEREHAVTKEYGAVFIIGIGDKLPSGDRHDGRAPDYDDWSLNGDILFWNSVLDRSLELSSMGIRVDKKALLEQLEKTDTMWKKDLDFHRSLLEGKLPFTVGGGIGQSRICMYFLEKAHIGEVQSSSWPAHIIEECLEKGIELL comes from the coding sequence ATGAAAAAAACAACAGACAAGTATGAAAGTAAACTATCACTATTAGAGACAGAGATCGCAATCAAAAAACTTAAAGATTTTTTTGAAAGTTCACTAGCTTACGAACTTAACCTAACTAGGGTTTCAGCTCCCCTGTTTGTAAAAAGCACATCTGGATTAAACGATGATCTCAACGGAATTGAAAAGGCAGTATCTTTTTCAACTGAATATGAGGAAAGATTAGAGATCGTTCACTCACTGGCAAAATGGAAGAGAATGGCACTATACAGATATGGATTTAAATCCCATACAGGTTTATATGCCGATATGAATGCCATAAGAAAACATGAAGACCTTTCTGAGATCCATTCTCTATATGTAGATCAATGGGATTGGGAGAAAATAATTTTAGAAGAGGAAAGAAACATCACAAAGCTTAAAGATATCGTCGATAGAATATATAAAGCATTTAAAAAAACAGAAAGCTATATAAAGAGAGAATATCCAGTTCTTACTCTTGGCCTACCTGAGGAAATACACTATATCACAGCCGTTGAATTAGAACAAAGATACCCTGAGCTTACTCCTAAAGAAAGGGAACATGCTGTAACTAAGGAATATGGTGCCGTATTTATTATTGGAATCGGGGATAAACTTCCTTCTGGAGATCGTCACGATGGCCGTGCTCCGGACTACGATGATTGGTCATTGAATGGAGATATATTATTTTGGAACTCTGTATTAGACAGATCTTTAGAGTTATCTTCTATGGGTATCAGGGTAGACAAAAAAGCTCTCCTAGAGCAACTGGAAAAAACAGATACCATGTGGAAAAAAGATCTGGATTTCCATAGATCGCTTCTTGAAGGAAAACTACCCTTTACTGTAGGCGGGGGAATAGGGCAGTCTAGAATCTGTATGTATTTCCTGGAAAAAGCCCATATTGGAGAAGTCCAGTCATCTTCATGGCCTGCTCATATCATTGAGGAGTGCCTGGAAAAAGGGATAGAACTTCTGTAA
- the prfA gene encoding peptide chain release factor 1 — protein MFKKLDDVAKKYDELNALLATPEVATDHKRMIEYNKAINDMEEIVLKYREYKGYLEELEFIKENLKDEKDEEMKEMMLEEKSEIEEKLPEMEEDMKILLLPKDPNDDKNVIVEIRGGAGGDEAALFAGDIFRMYSRYAERRKWKIEIMDKNEIGVGGLKEIIFLIKGQGAYSRLKFESGVHRVQRVPATEASGRIHTSTITVAILPEIDDVAQVDIKTSDLKIDTYRSGGSGGQHVNTTDSAVRITHIPTGTIVQCQDGRSQLKNREQAMKILAAKIFEAEVEKQRSEVEGDRKLQVGTGARSEKIRTYNFPQGRVTDHRIKLTLHRLDYILDGDLDEIIDGLITFDQADQLQSMVD, from the coding sequence ATGTTTAAAAAATTAGATGACGTAGCAAAAAAATATGATGAATTAAATGCATTATTAGCGACTCCAGAAGTAGCTACAGATCACAAGAGGATGATCGAATACAATAAGGCCATAAATGACATGGAAGAAATTGTATTAAAATACAGGGAATACAAGGGGTACTTAGAAGAATTAGAATTCATCAAAGAAAATTTAAAAGATGAAAAAGATGAAGAAATGAAAGAGATGATGTTAGAAGAAAAAAGCGAGATAGAGGAAAAATTACCTGAGATGGAAGAGGATATGAAAATATTGTTACTTCCAAAGGATCCTAACGATGATAAAAACGTAATCGTAGAGATCAGAGGTGGAGCAGGTGGAGACGAGGCTGCCCTATTCGCTGGGGACATTTTCAGAATGTATAGTAGATATGCTGAAAGAAGAAAGTGGAAGATAGAAATAATGGATAAAAATGAGATTGGTGTAGGTGGATTGAAAGAAATTATCTTCTTGATCAAAGGGCAGGGAGCTTACTCCAGATTAAAATTTGAATCAGGAGTACATAGAGTACAAAGAGTACCTGCTACAGAAGCATCTGGAAGAATTCATACTTCTACAATTACAGTAGCAATCTTACCTGAAATAGATGATGTAGCACAAGTTGATATCAAGACATCTGACCTTAAGATAGATACATACAGATCAGGCGGATCAGGTGGTCAGCATGTAAATACTACCGATTCAGCAGTAAGAATAACTCATATACCGACGGGAACTATTGTTCAATGTCAAGATGGTAGATCACAATTAAAAAACAGGGAACAAGCTATGAAAATATTAGCTGCTAAGATATTTGAGGCAGAGGTAGAAAAGCAAAGATCAGAGGTAGAAGGAGACAGAAAGTTACAAGTAGGAACTGGAGCCAGATCTGAAAAAATCAGAACATATAACTTCCCGCAAGGAAGAGTAACGGATCACAGAATCAAGCTTACCCTTCATAGGTTAGACTATATCTTAGATGGAGATTTAGATGAGATAATCGATGGATTAATCACATTTGACCAGGCAGATCAACTACAAAGTATGGTAGATTAA
- the prmC gene encoding peptide chain release factor N(5)-glutamine methyltransferase: MKNLLDILRWSEEYFKKYSFSKPRLEAEKVISYVLSIDRILLYAEYDRPLVDDERVKIKRYILQMIKKKIGFDQLLREEKTESKNDKIITELDGDKIGKNYRKEFLELLTKSIVYLKKHGSKEAKLDAEHVFSHILKVSRMDMTLKFEREITEAEKREIREMLVEIGKNKRPLQYVLGFEEFYGYKFYVDESVLIPRPETELLVERCIKLMSEIEEPKILDIGSGSGAISISLGKELPKSMVLGVDISEKALAVANKNKAENNAANVKFIKSDILKGVEYKKFNLIVSNPPYIPDYEYEVLEEKVLKYEPKLALTAPENGLYFYEEISKNAPDHLVKGGYLAFEIGYNQGEAVKKIMEKNDFLNVGVYYDYAEHERMVIGRKK; this comes from the coding sequence ATGAAAAATCTACTCGATATATTGAGATGGAGTGAGGAGTATTTTAAAAAATACTCCTTTTCTAAACCTAGATTAGAGGCAGAAAAGGTAATATCATACGTATTATCCATCGACAGGATATTACTCTATGCAGAATATGACAGACCCCTTGTGGATGATGAGAGGGTTAAGATTAAAAGATATATATTACAGATGATAAAGAAAAAAATTGGATTTGATCAACTCCTAAGGGAAGAGAAGACAGAAAGTAAAAATGATAAAATAATTACAGAGTTAGACGGGGATAAGATTGGGAAGAATTACAGAAAAGAATTTTTAGAACTCCTGACTAAGAGTATAGTTTACCTGAAAAAACATGGATCCAAGGAAGCAAAATTAGATGCAGAACATGTATTCAGCCATATTTTGAAAGTTTCCAGGATGGATATGACTCTGAAGTTTGAAAGGGAGATCACAGAGGCAGAAAAAAGAGAAATTCGGGAGATGCTGGTAGAAATAGGGAAAAATAAGAGACCCCTCCAATATGTTTTGGGATTTGAGGAGTTTTATGGCTATAAATTTTATGTAGATGAGTCGGTACTTATTCCACGGCCGGAAACTGAATTATTGGTGGAAAGATGTATAAAATTGATGAGTGAAATAGAGGAGCCTAAGATACTGGATATCGGTAGTGGCAGTGGAGCTATATCTATAAGTTTAGGAAAGGAACTTCCAAAATCCATGGTTTTAGGAGTGGATATTAGTGAGAAAGCTTTAGCAGTAGCCAATAAAAATAAGGCAGAAAATAATGCTGCCAATGTAAAATTCATTAAATCTGATATACTGAAGGGTGTAGAATATAAGAAGTTTAATCTGATAGTTTCCAACCCGCCCTATATTCCTGACTATGAATATGAAGTGTTGGAGGAGAAGGTATTAAAATATGAGCCTAAATTAGCTCTGACTGCTCCTGAGAATGGTTTATATTTTTATGAGGAAATCTCTAAAAATGCCCCTGATCACCTGGTCAAAGGCGGGTATCTGGCTTTTGAAATCGGGTATAATCAGGGGGAAGCTGTAAAAAAAATAATGGAAAAAAATGATTTTTTAAATGTAGGAGTATATTATGACTATGCAGAACACGAAAGAATGGTCATAGGGAGAAAAAAATAA
- the hflK gene encoding FtsH protease activity modulator HflK: MGEIRFDDLEDVQRFIKEVFFGKGKGRNDQNEPPRDDQPRGGRPRKSSGKHMKGGLGGVMIILFLVFLGTGIYQVGPDEEAVLLRFGQYSKTVGPGMHWYFPRPIGRRYVVKTTKVYRVEIGFETVEIGPPARYQNIPEESLMFTGDENMIDVDFSVQYKISNLKDYIFNVKDQYETIKSASESALRQVVGSKGIEETLTIGKEGIQEETREKLKEILDSYGIGIMIIGLQLQDVGPPEAVMQAFKEVANAREDRSRFINEANGYRNDIIPNARGQASQMVNRAEAYKERRVKESQGDVAKFIKLSEKYSLGKEVTKTRMYLETMEKTMPGIEKIIIDPELKGSIINLIGGGVEANEKTNN; encoded by the coding sequence ATGGGAGAAATAAGGTTCGATGATTTGGAAGATGTTCAACGATTTATAAAGGAGGTCTTTTTCGGTAAGGGCAAGGGGAGAAATGATCAGAATGAACCGCCAAGGGATGATCAACCTAGGGGCGGAAGACCCAGAAAATCATCTGGAAAGCATATGAAGGGTGGATTAGGAGGAGTAATGATAATATTATTTCTTGTTTTTCTTGGAACCGGTATCTACCAGGTCGGACCAGATGAGGAGGCGGTACTTCTTAGGTTTGGACAATATTCTAAAACTGTAGGACCTGGGATGCACTGGTATTTTCCCAGACCAATCGGGAGAAGATATGTTGTAAAAACAACAAAAGTCTATAGGGTGGAGATAGGATTTGAAACTGTTGAGATCGGGCCACCTGCAAGGTATCAAAATATCCCAGAGGAATCATTGATGTTTACAGGGGACGAAAATATGATAGATGTTGATTTTAGTGTCCAATATAAAATCAGCAACTTAAAAGATTATATATTCAATGTAAAAGATCAGTATGAAACGATAAAAAGTGCATCTGAATCTGCTCTTAGACAGGTTGTTGGAAGTAAGGGAATAGAGGAAACTCTGACAATTGGAAAAGAGGGGATACAAGAGGAAACCCGTGAAAAACTAAAGGAAATATTAGACAGTTACGGAATTGGAATAATGATAATAGGATTGCAGCTGCAGGATGTAGGGCCCCCAGAAGCAGTTATGCAGGCTTTTAAAGAAGTAGCCAATGCCCGTGAAGACAGATCTAGATTTATAAATGAAGCTAATGGTTATAGGAACGACATTATTCCAAATGCCCGTGGACAGGCATCTCAAATGGTAAATAGAGCGGAAGCTTATAAGGAAAGAAGAGTAAAAGAATCCCAGGGAGATGTAGCAAAATTTATAAAATTAAGTGAAAAATATTCATTGGGGAAAGAGGTTACAAAAACAAGGATGTATCTGGAAACTATGGAAAAAACAATGCCGGGTATTGAAAAAATAATAATAGATCCTGAATTAAAAGGAAGTATTATAAACTTAATTGGGGGAGGTGTGGAAGCTAATGAAAAAACTAATAATTAG
- the hflC gene encoding protease modulator HflC, with translation MKKLIISILVMVVIVLSTSLFQVSEIENAVVIRLGKPKRVVTEPGLYAKLPFIDDVRYFDKRLLNYDAAPKGIIIKEKKSIVIDNYARWKIADPLLFLQSVQNIGGAQARLDDIVYSELRREMGKYTLSEIISSKRDVIMENVTGESRKKAKSSGIEIIDVRIKRVELPKENEQNIYKRMEAERNQQAKKYRAEGREKSLEITSQADQEKTIILAEAYRKSEELKGEGDAKALEIYADAYNRDPEFYKFMKTLESYEKIMDKKTKVILSTDSELWKMLQTK, from the coding sequence ATGAAAAAACTAATAATTAGTATTCTGGTAATGGTTGTAATAGTGTTATCTACATCTTTATTTCAAGTTTCAGAAATTGAAAATGCCGTTGTGATCAGGTTGGGAAAACCAAAAAGAGTGGTAACGGAGCCTGGATTATATGCAAAACTTCCATTTATCGATGATGTCAGATATTTTGATAAAAGATTATTAAACTATGATGCAGCACCTAAGGGAATTATAATTAAAGAAAAGAAAAGTATAGTAATAGATAACTATGCCAGGTGGAAGATTGCTGATCCCCTATTATTTTTACAAAGTGTACAAAATATAGGAGGAGCCCAGGCCAGATTAGATGACATCGTATATTCCGAACTCCGAAGAGAGATGGGGAAATATACCTTATCTGAAATAATATCTTCCAAAAGAGATGTTATTATGGAAAATGTAACCGGGGAAAGCAGGAAAAAAGCTAAATCTTCAGGGATTGAGATAATAGATGTAAGGATAAAAAGGGTAGAGCTGCCTAAAGAAAATGAACAAAACATCTATAAAAGGATGGAAGCTGAAAGGAATCAACAGGCTAAAAAATATAGAGCTGAAGGAAGAGAAAAATCACTGGAGATAACTTCTCAAGCCGACCAGGAAAAAACTATAATATTAGCAGAAGCTTACAGAAAATCAGAGGAATTAAAGGGTGAAGGAGATGCAAAAGCTCTGGAAATATATGCTGACGCATACAACAGAGATCCTGAATTTTATAAATTTATGAAAACTTTGGAATCCTATGAAAAGATTATGGATAAAAAAACCAAGGTAATATTATCTACAGATTCAGAATTATGGAAGATGTTACAAACAAAATAG
- the queA gene encoding tRNA preQ1(34) S-adenosylmethionine ribosyltransferase-isomerase QueA, protein MLLSDYDYHLPEELIGQTPTMPRDHSRLLVVDKTKKEIEHKKFYDILDYLNEGDVLVRNSTKVIPARLIGKKESGAVMEVFLLKRLELNRWECLVRRAKKLKLDQTIIFGDGQLKATLKEVKDDGNRILEFTFDGVFEEIIHELGQMPLPPYITEKLEDGDRYQTVYAEKGQSVAAPTAGLHFTEELFEKIAQKGVEVVDVYLEVGLGTFRPVQTENVLEHKMHSETFEVPEKTAEVVNRAKAEGRRIVAVGTTSVRTLESAADSSGKLMATSGDTEIFIYPGYEFKIVDALITNFHLPKSTLLMLVSALSEKDFMFSVYEEAVKEKYEFFSFGDAMFIY, encoded by the coding sequence ATATTATTGTCGGATTATGACTACCATCTTCCGGAGGAATTGATAGGACAGACCCCTACAATGCCCCGGGATCATTCGAGACTATTGGTTGTAGATAAAACTAAAAAAGAGATAGAACATAAAAAATTCTATGATATTTTAGACTATCTGAATGAGGGCGATGTTCTCGTTCGAAATTCTACCAAGGTAATTCCTGCAAGACTTATAGGTAAAAAAGAAAGCGGAGCAGTGATGGAAGTATTTTTACTGAAAAGACTGGAATTAAACAGATGGGAATGTTTGGTAAGGCGTGCTAAAAAATTAAAATTGGATCAGACAATAATATTTGGAGATGGCCAGTTAAAAGCTACTCTAAAAGAGGTAAAAGATGACGGGAATAGAATCCTTGAATTTACTTTTGATGGAGTTTTCGAAGAGATCATCCATGAATTGGGGCAGATGCCGTTACCGCCATATATTACAGAAAAATTAGAAGATGGAGACAGGTATCAGACTGTTTACGCTGAAAAAGGCCAGTCGGTAGCAGCTCCTACAGCCGGACTGCATTTTACCGAGGAATTATTTGAGAAAATAGCCCAAAAAGGTGTAGAAGTAGTGGATGTATATTTAGAAGTTGGACTGGGAACGTTCAGGCCTGTTCAAACTGAAAATGTATTGGAACATAAGATGCACTCTGAAACTTTTGAAGTGCCGGAAAAAACAGCAGAAGTTGTAAACAGGGCAAAGGCAGAGGGGAGAAGGATAGTCGCAGTAGGGACAACTTCTGTAAGAACGTTAGAATCAGCTGCCGATAGTTCTGGAAAGTTAATGGCAACTTCTGGAGATACTGAGATATTTATCTATCCGGGATACGAATTTAAAATAGTAGATGCATTGATTACAAACTTTCATCTCCCTAAATCCACCCTGCTTATGCTGGTTTCGGCACTGTCTGAAAAGGACTTTATGTTTAGTGTTTACGAGGAAGCTGTAAAAGAAAAATATGAATTCTTTAGTTTTGGAGATGCAATGTTTATATATTAA
- the rsmD gene encoding 16S rRNA (guanine(966)-N(2))-methyltransferase RsmD, with amino-acid sequence MRIIAGSAKGKNIKCRDGFDTRPTTDRVKESLFSMIAPYIDGAKVLDLFSGTGNIALEAISRGASRAVMIEKEKDALRVIIENVNNLGFEDQCRAYKNETLRALTILGKKREKFDIIFLDPPYKDNVCTVVIEKIAETEILAENGLIIAEHHILEDMAESVAEFKKADERRYGKKELSFYTR; translated from the coding sequence ATGAGAATAATAGCAGGAAGTGCCAAGGGTAAAAATATAAAATGCAGGGATGGATTTGATACCAGACCAACTACAGACAGGGTAAAGGAATCATTGTTTTCAATGATTGCTCCCTATATAGATGGAGCTAAAGTATTGGATTTATTCAGTGGAACTGGAAATATAGCTTTAGAGGCAATAAGTCGTGGAGCTTCAAGAGCTGTAATGATCGAAAAGGAAAAAGACGCCCTTAGAGTGATCATAGAAAATGTAAATAATTTAGGATTTGAAGATCAGTGCAGGGCATATAAGAACGAAACTTTGAGAGCTCTTACAATCTTAGGGAAAAAAAGGGAAAAGTTTGATATTATATTTCTGGACCCGCCGTACAAAGATAATGTATGTACTGTGGTAATTGAAAAGATAGCTGAAACGGAAATATTAGCAGAAAATGGATTAATAATAGCAGAACACCATATATTAGAAGATATGGCAGAAAGTGTAGCAGAATTTAAAAAAGCAGATGAAAGAAGATACGGTAAAAAAGAATTGAGTTTTTACACCAGATAA